A single region of the Rhea pennata isolate bPtePen1 chromosome 35, bPtePen1.pri, whole genome shotgun sequence genome encodes:
- the NAA10 gene encoding N-alpha-acetyltransferase 10 — translation MNIRNARPEDLMNMQHCNLLCLPENYQMKYYFYHGLSWPQLSYIAEDENGKIVGYVLAKMEEDPDDVPHGHITSLAVKRSHRRLGLAQKLMDQASRAMIENFNAKYVSLHVRKSNRAALHLYSNTLNFQISEVEPKYYADGEDAYAMKRDLTQMADELRKQVEQKERGRPAGPGPGEPPRSEGCGPGGVPPSTLPLPPEDSGADSKDVSEVSEATESTDVKDSSEASDSAA, via the exons ATGAACATCCGGAACGCGCGG CCCGAGGACCTGATGAACATGCAGCACTGCAACCTGCTGTGCCTGCCTGAGAACTACCAGATGAAGTACTACTTCTACCATGGGCTCTCCTGGCCCCAG CTCTCCTACATCGCCGAGGATGAGAACGGGAAGATCGTGGGCTATGTCCTGGCCAAGAT GGAAGAGGACCCGGATGATGTCCCCCATGGGCACATCACATCTCTG GCAGTGAAGCGCTCCCACCGACGCCTAGGGCTGGCACAGAAGCTCATGGACCAGGCGTCACGCGCCATGATTGAGAACTTCAACGCCAAGTACGTCTCGCTGCATGTGCGCAAGAG TAACCGGGCAGCTCTGCACCTCTATTCCAACACGCTCAACTTTCA GATCAGCGAGGTGGAGCCCAAGTATTACGCGGATGGCGAAGATGCCTATGCCATGAAGCGGGACCTCACCCAGATGGCGGATGAG cTGCGGAAGCAGGTGGAACAGAAGGAGCGGGGCCgcccagcagggccagggccCGGGGAACCCCCCAGGAGCGAGGGCTGCGGGCCTGGTGGAGTGCCCCCCAGCACGCTGCCGCTCCCCCCCGAGGACAGCGGGGCCGATAGCAAGGACGTGAGCGAGGTGAGCGAGGCCACTGAGAGCACCGATGTCAAAGACAGCTCCGAGGCCTCCGACTCTGCCGCCTAG